The nucleotide sequence TGGACATGGTGGGCGAGCAGGCATACCTGGCGCACCTGCTCGATGCCGTGCCCACCGCCGCGAGCGCGGAGCGGTACGCCAACATCGTGCGCGATAAGGCCCGGTTGCGTCAGGTGCAGGCGCTTGCTCACCGGGCGCTTGAGCAGAGTGCGAATGGTGGCCGGAGCCTGGAGGTCATCGCGTCGCTGCGCTCGGCGCTCGACGACCTGGCCGAGGCCGGCGATACCTTCGCCGCCGCGCGGGTCGCCGACTTCCTGACCGCGGAAATCACGGCGCCGCTGTGGGTGTGTGAACCGCTTGTGGCCGGCGGCGGCATCAGTTTCCTGTTCTCGCCCCCGGGTGTCGGCAAGTCCTTGTTGAGTTTTGAGCTTGCGCGCTGTGTGGCCCGAGGCGAGCCATTCCTGGGGCGTTTCAATACCACCGGCGGCCCGGCTATCGTGTTCAACCTGGAAATGGCCGCCCCGCAGTTCCAGCATCGTCTGCGGCTGTTCGAGCACCACCACCCAGTCGGCGACGCTGCCCTGTATCTGGTCAGCGAATCGTTAGCTCTCACTGACTCGGCATCCTTCGCCCGCTTCAGGGCGCTCTGCGAGTCCATCGGCCCAGCGATGGTGGTCGTTGACCCCCTCATCCGCGCGATGCCAGGCGTGAAACTGAACCTGGCCGAGGAGGTCGGCCCCGCGCTGGCCCCCATCGCTGACTTGGCGCGCACAATGGGCTTCGCGCTGCTTGCCATTCATCACACGCGCAAGGACGGGGGGCGGGCGGGCCTTGATTCCCTCGCCGACAGCCGCGACTTCGCGGCGCGGGCGGACATCGCGCTGCTCATGCAGGCGGTGGGCGAGGACGGCCTGCTGCGGGTCACCTGCGAGAAAACTAGGTGGGGAGATCCGCCGCCGCCGTTCTGCCTACGCATAGAGAGTGACCCGAAGGGATACCCGGCCATCCTGCCCGCCGAGGCACCGAACGCGAAGAACGAAGTCCTCGAGTTGCTGGCGATGCAGTCGCCCCTGACCACCGGGGAGATTCTCGCCGAATTGGAGGGCGTGAAGAGCCGCCCACAGGTCAACCGTGCGTTGAAAGACCTGCATGAGGCGGGGTGCATTCAACGGGTGCGGCGGGGCCTGTGGGCACTGCCCGAAACGTCCGAAAACAGGGGTGGCGAGAGGTGAGTTTGTTCGGGCGTTGTTCGGTGTTTGTTCGGTCAAACTTGTTTGTTCGCCCTAAGAGAAACGAACAACCGCACAACCGCGTTTGTTCGCGGTTTGTTCGGGACGGTTGTTCGTTCTCTCCTTGTTGGGAAGGCCGATCGAACAACCTCTGGC is from Armatimonadota bacterium and encodes:
- a CDS encoding AAA family ATPase, whose product is MQALAHRALEQSANGGRSLEVIASLRSALDDLAEAGDTFAAARVADFLTAEITAPLWVCEPLVAGGGISFLFSPPGVGKSLLSFELARCVARGEPFLGRFNTTGGPAIVFNLEMAAPQFQHRLRLFEHHHPVGDAALYLVSESLALTDSASFARFRALCESIGPAMVVVDPLIRAMPGVKLNLAEEVGPALAPIADLARTMGFALLAIHHTRKDGGRAGLDSLADSRDFAARADIALLMQAVGEDGLLRVTCEKTRWGDPPPPFCLRIESDPKGYPAILPAEAPNAKNEVLELLAMQSPLTTGEILAELEGVKSRPQVNRALKDLHEAGCIQRVRRGLWALPETSENRGGER